The Prochlorococcus sp. MIT 1341 genomic interval ACTGCAACTGCTCGCAAGCGGTGTGCTTTTGCAAGACTTTCAATGGGTTGTAAAAAATATCTACTAGTTACTACGGTTCCATTGGTTGAGCTTTCCAGAACGCTTTCTAGTTCTTCCATTGGAACCACTTCAACAGGCACGTTTAGATGGGGTTCAAGTTCTTCTGCAATAAGCATTGATGCTCCAATATCTTCCCTCGGGGTACTGATCAGCACCCTGGCACCACAACGCAAGCGCCAGTCAATTTCTCTGGTTAGTAAATCCCTTGTTTGTTGAAGCGTGCATCCTGCATTGAGTAATCCATCAACACATTTTCGAACTTCTTGATCTATATCAGTAATTGCTTTATTCCTGATGTGTGGAGGACTTTTCGCTTCTCTTGGTTTTTGTTGATCGCGAACATAGATTCCTGACCCAGCCATTGCTTCAACGACACCATCTGTTTCCAGTTGTCGATATACCTTGCTTATGGTGTTTCTATGAAGCCCGGTTTGCATTGCCAATTGTCTTGTGCTGGGAAGTCGATGCCCAGGCGGATAGTGTCTCGCTGCAATCGCGAAACAAATTTGGTTATATAACTGAGTGGAAGCAGGAATATCGCTTTCTTGCTGGATGTGGAAGCGCACGCCAGTGGGACAGGTTGTAATGCGGCCACCCTAAGGAGGCACGAGCAATGTGACAATTGGATTTTGATTTTGTTGTTTTAACTCTTTCGTCCTGAAGGCCTCAATTTACCTAAAACACTAGGCCCAAGAACTGATGAAGCAGCAAAGTGAGACGCATAAAAGTATCTAATTCGTAACAGCATTGTTACGTATTTGCGCTTTTGGTCTTTTTTTAGGTTTTGCATATCTCAAAACCAAATTAATTTTGCCCCGTTTGTATTTCTTGATGTGCAAACGAAATTTACTTACTTGTTAAGAGGCTCTAAAGCATTAGCTACTGATATACGTAATTTTTTCTAATAGCAAGGCATTCATATATTTGCTGGGACCTTGAGAATTTCTTTGCTTCAACGATTTTTTATTTGAGACCCTCGAGGGGAGGTAGAGGTAGTTGAGATGCTTCTTATTACTCGAGGCTGCTTGTCATCTTCTTTGTCTTTTTTGATAAGCGGTGTTTTCCGTGGAGTAAGGAACATAATCATGTTCCTACCTTCTCTTTTTGGGGCTTGTTGTATTTCTGCCTGTTCTTCTAAGTCTTTAGCCATTCTTCTTAAAAGCGTTTCTGCTAGGGCCGTATGTTGAATTTCCCTGCCTCGAAATATCACCGTACATTTGACCTTGTCTCCTGCCTTAAGAAATCTCACTGCATGCCCAATTCGTACCTGATAGTCATGCTGATCGATCTTGTAGCGCATTTTGACTTCCTTAACTTCGGTTTGATGGGATTTTTTTTTGGCTTCTTTTGCTTTTTTTTCTTGTTCAAACTTGAATTTCCCGTAATCCATAATTCTGCATACGGGTGGATCAGCTTTTTCGCTAACTAGTACTAGGTCTAATTCCCTTTCTTTGGCTACTTCTAGGGCTTCTTCCCTATTAATAATTCCAAGTTGGGTTCCATCAGCATCGACCACTCGAAGTTTTGGATACTTGATACGGTCATTAATGTTTGGGAGCTCCCGAACGGGAGCGCGACGATCAAAACGAGGACGAGGAGGCATTCAGTGGGTTGAGGGGGTCAGAGCCGATTACAGAATTAACGGTAGTTGATTTTCAAGAATTAACCTAAATCTCAGGGATTAATGTAAGAGCTTTAATTAGGGCATTCTCATTTTTTAACCAGTGTGGTTCATGTTGTTTTTTAAACCATGTTCTTTGGCGTTTAGCAAATTTCTGGGTACGAGTTGTTGTGATGGCTATGGCTTCTTGGGTATTCAGTTCATTGTTCAGAACTTTTAAGGCTTCTTCATAACCAATAGTTTTTAGCATAGGTAGTTCTGGTCCGTAGCGTTGCGTTAATTCATCGGTTTCTTCTAGAAGTCCTTCTGAATACATTGTTGAAGTTCTTTTGGCGATGCGATCTGCTAGGTCAATTGGGTCAAGCCCTAGTTCAATAATTTGCCAAGGAGGAGGCGAAGCGCTTTGTTGAGAACTGATTTCTTTGCCGGTTCCATAAAGGACTTCAAGAGCACGTTCTGTGCGCATTGCATCCGCTGATGAGATGCGGGCTGCTGCTTTTGGATCTGAACTGGAAAGAATTTGATAGCACTCATTTTGTCCCAGGTCTTGTAATTGTTTTCTCAATGATTTCTGAGGGCCTATAGCCGGGGGATTAAGCCCTGCTGTAATAGCTTTTAGATAAAGACCACTGCCGCCAACTAAAAAGGCAATGCCTCTGTCTTGAAAAGATTGCTCAATTTTCTTTTCTGCTTCAAGGCGAAATTCTTGCACCGTTATTGGCTGATTGGGGAGTCTTAAATCAAGCAGATGGTGCTCTACTTGGGTTTGTTGATCCTTGGTGGGCTTTGCAGTCCCTATGTTCATCCCTTTATATAGCTGCCGAGAATCAATGTTAATGATGCTTAAATCAAGGACTTTTGCTATCTCTAGAGCTAATTTCGTTTTACCGCTAGCAGTTGGTCCTAGCAGGACAATTACTAATGAATCTTTTGCTTTTTGCGTTTCCGTAGAATTTTTCATTGTGTTCAAAGCTAGGCTTTTTCCTTGTCAGAAAAGCTCTGCTCGAGCATCCCTAGTGAGCCAGTGTTAGATTAAATATGCCAGTTTGAGGGTTCTCTATATGAGGCCTCTTGGAACACCCCTCTTTGGCTGAGAATTCTACGAATGAGCGAAGATTCCAAGGTGCAGGCGGCCTATGGCGCCGAACAAATCCAGGTTCTGGAAGGTCTCGAGCCAGTACGAAAACGTCCTGGCATGTATATCGGCTCTACAGGCCCAAGAGGATTGCATCATCTTGTTTATGAGGTAGTTGATAATTCAGTTGATGAGGCATTGGCAGGCCATTGCGATGAGATTGTTGTTGTCCTTTGTAAGGATGGCTCAGCTTGTATTCGTGATAATGGGCGGGGAATTCCAACTGATATCCATCCCCGAACTGGAAAAAGCGCTTTAGAAACAGTTCTTACAGTTCTCCATGCTGGAGGCAAGTTTGGAAGCGGTGGTTACAAGGTTTCTGGTGGGTTGCATGGAGTAGGAGTATCAGTAGTTAATGCACTAAGTGAATGGGTTGAAGTTAAGGTTCGTCGACAGAACGAAGTTCATACTCAACGATTTGAAAGAGGTGTTCCTATAGGAATTTTGAAATCTGAGAAACAACCAAAAGAAGAAAATGCCTCTACTGGAACTACGGTTTATTTTAAACCTGATATAGATATTTTTACTGGCGGAATTGTTTTCGAATATGCAATTTTATCCACAAGATTGAGGGAGCTTGCTTATTTAAATGGAGGAGTAAAGATTGTTTTTAGAGATGAGCGTTCTTCTTCTCTTGATTCGGAAGGTAACCCTCATGAAGAGATTTATTTTTATGAAGGTGGAATTAAAGAATACGTCAAATATATGAATACAGAGAAAGATGCCCTTCATTCAGATATTATTTATGTAGATTCACAGAAAGATGGTGTACAAGTTGAGGCAGCTCTGCAATGGTGTGTTGATGCATATTCGGATAGCATTTTAGGTTTTGCAAATAACATTAGAACAGTTGATGGTGGGACTCATATAGAAGGCTTGAAAACGGTTCTTACAAGAACTCTTAATGCTTTTGCACGAAAGCGAGGTAAACGTAAAGACGGTGATTCTAATTTGGCTGGTGAAAATATTAGGGAGGGTTTAACAGCAGTGTTGTCTGTTAAGGTCCCTGAGCCAGAATTTGAAGGGCAAACAAAAACTAAACTTGGTAATACCGAAGTTCGTGGAATTGTTGATAATTTAGTTGGAGAATCTCTTAGTCAATATTTGGAATTTAATCCTTCTGTTATTGACCTTATTCTTGAAAAGGCAATACAAGCTTTTAATGCTGCTGAAGCTGCTCGTAGAGCACGTGAACTTGTCCGTAGAAAAAGTGTTTTGGAAAGCTCTACTTTGCCTGGGAAATTGGCTGATTGTAGTTCTAGAGACCCTTCGGAATCTGAGATATATATTGTTGAAGGAGATTCGGCGGGTGGATCTGCAAAACAAGGCAGAGATAGACGTTTTCAAGCAATTCTTCCATTGAGAGGGAAAATTCTTAATATTGAAAAAACAGATGATGCAAAAATCTATAAAAATACAGAGATTCAATCTCTGATAACTGCATTGGGCTTAGGTATTAAAGGAGAGGAATTTGATCTTAATAATTTACGTTATCATCGAGTAGTGATTATGACTGATGCTGATGTGGATGGTGCTCATATTAGAACATTGTTGCTTACATTTTTCTATCGTTATCAGAAAGAGTTAGTTGAGGGTGGATATATATACATCGCATGCCCACCACTATATAAGGTTGAGCGAGGTAAGAATCATAATTATTGCTATAACGAGTCAGAGTTGCAGAAGACTCTTTCTGGATTTGGTGAAAAGGCCAATTACACAATTCAACGATTTAAGGGACTAGGTGAAATGATGCCAAAGCAGTTATGGGAGACGACAATGGATCCATCCACAAGAATGATGAAACGAGTAGAGATAGAAGATGCACTAGAGGCAGATAGAATTTTCACTATTCTGATGGGCGATAAAGTTGCTCCTCGTCGCGAATTTATAGAAACCCATAGTGCTGAATTAGATTTGGCATCTCTCGATATTTAGAAATAGTTTAAATGGGTATTTTTATACGATGGGGTTGGTTACTAGGGATTTCACTGCTTGCCCCTATTTCTTTACCTGCTGGAGGTGCGCAATTTTTGATACCACAGATTCGTTCTCGCAAATCTTCTGATCCTTTTTTAACTACAAGAGATACTGCATTGAGAGCTAGCCCTTTAAAAAAAGCACCTGTTCTGAGGTCAGTTCCATCTGGAACACCTTTGACAATCTTGAAATATTGGCAAGAATCAGATGGCCAAGTGTGGACTTATGTTCATGTTTTATACGAACATAATTTTAATATTAATTCCGTAAGAAATGGCTGGTTAGATATAGATGCTTGAGGATAATATAGTTCTTTCTCAATTTTTCTTTGTTTCGATAGGTGCTTGTTTTGGTACATTGGCAAGATTCAATTTTGTTAGATATTTTCAATCAATCTATGAACTAACTTTTCTTGGTACCTTGACAGTAAATATTCTTGCCTCTTTTGCATTGGGGCTATTTATTTCTATAGAGCCATTGGTTTTTTCTCAAGCAAGTTTGAACTCTTTGATTTTGTTTTTTGGAGTAGGCTTTCTAGGGAGTCTGAGCACATTTTCTTCTTTTATTTTGGATATTCTGCAAAGCATATTTGATGATCGATATAAAGACGCCATTCTAATTTTTTTGTTCTCTTTAATCGGAGGGTTCGTTGCAATAGTAATTGGATATAGCATTGGAAAAGCTTGGTAAAGAAAATTGTTCACAAGTAATAAGTTAAATACTTATGCTTTGCTTTCCTTAGGAGCTATTCCTGGAGCTTTGATCAGGTGGCACTTGAACAATGATTTGTTAGTGAATGTTATTGGGGCGGCTCTTTTAGGATTTTTTTTTGGAGCTAAACTCTCAAAGAAGTATTACATAATGATGGGAATTGGTTTTTGTGGTTCTATGACAACATTTAGTACTTTGATGGGTGATTTACTGTTTCTTGCTATAAAAAATAATTTCTTGGGATTGTTTTGGGTAATAATTAGTCACACAAGTTTAGCATTGATCTTTGCATTTCTAGGATTTTATCTTGGCAAAAAATTAGTTGGTTAAAGCTTGTTCGATCGCTGATTTGAGCTCGCTACTATTAGGTTCAATATCACTCTTAAACCTTCCAATTACTTTGCCTTGTTTGTTTATGAGAAATTTTTCAAAATTCCATGCGACATCTCCTTTGGGCTCTGTTTTTGTAAGTGTTGTATATGGTTCCGTCGTGTTGCCTTTTGCGTGCACCTTTGCAAAGAGTTCGAAGGTTGCGTTATAGGTTGTTTTGCAGAATGTTTTGATTTCCTCAAGCTCCCCAGGCTCCTGTCCTCCGAAGTCATTGCAAGGAAAGCCAAGAACCGTTAGTCCTTGTTTTCCATATTCGTCTTGCAGTGATTGGAGCCCTTCATATTGTTTGGTGAACCCGCACCGGCTTGCCACGTTTACGATTAAAAGAACCCGTTCTTTGTAGTCACCTAGTGCTTTCTTTTTTCCATCTGGTGTTGTAACCAGAACGTCGCTTACGTTTATGTCCATGGTTTACTCACAAAAAAACTAATTTCGTCAAGGTTAAGCCATACACTTAATCAAGCCTCCATGGTGTGCCTATGAAACAGGAAATTGGGCCGCCAGGTCATGTTGCATCAGTAGTCAATGATCCTCAGCTTGCAGAAGTAGTTGCCGCAGATTTGAAAGCTTTGCTTTCCAATGGCAATTATGACGGAGCAAAAACTTTGCTGCAGCCTGTTCAGCCAGTTGATATTGCAGAAGCTATTGGCTTTTTACCTTTGGTTTTGCAGGCTTTTGCATTCCGGTTATTAAGTAAGGATGAGGCCATCGAGGTATATGAGTATTTGGATCCAGGAGTTCAACAGAGTTTGCTTGACAGACTTCGTTCAAGTGAGGTTCTTGAATTGGTTGAGGAGATGTCACCAGATGACAGGGTTCAATTGTTTGATGAGTTGCCAGCAAAAGTTGTCCGAAGACTACTTGCTGAATTAAGTCCTTCTGAGAGGAGAGTTACAGCACAATTGCTGGGCTATGAGTCAGAGACTGCCGGAAGGCTGATGACCCCAGAATTTATTGATTTAAAGGAATTTCACAGTGCAGCTCAAGCTCTAACCATTGTTCGTAAAAGGGCGCCAGATACAGAGACGGTTTATAGCCTTTATGTGACTGATGGGAAAAGACATTTGACTGGAATCCTGTCATTACGGGATTTAGTTACTGCAGATCCCGAATCACGCATTGGCGATGTGATGACTAGAGAGGTGGTAAGCGTTGCTACGGACACAGATCAGGAAGAGGTTGCAAGAGCGATCCAGCGATATGACTTTCTTGCGCTTCCAGTAGTTGATAGAGAACAAAGACTTGTAGGAATTGTGACTGTTGACGATGTTATTGATGTGATTGAGCAGGAAGCAACTAGAGATTTGTATGCCGCTGGTGCAGTTCAAGCTGGTGATGAAGATGATTATTTTCAAAGTAATTTATTCATGGTTGCTAGAAGGCGGGTGGTTTGGTTAGTGGTACTTGTGGTGGCAAATGGTTTTACAACTCAAGTAATTGCAATGAATGATCTTGTGTTGAAGCAGGTTGTTTTGTTAGCAGCATTTATTCCCCTTTTGATTGGAACTGGGGGCAATGTTGGCGCTCAGAGTTCCACCGTTGTAATTAGAGGTCTTAGTACACAAAGGATTCAAGCTTTAGGGCCTTTAAAGGCAGTTGCTCGAGAGGCGATAGCCGGTGCACTTCTTGGATTATTAATGCTTTTAGTTGTTGTGCCTTTTGCTTGGTGGCGAGGGGAGAGTCCTTTGGTGGGGGCTGCGGTGGGGATAAGCCTTATGGCAATAACTACTCTTGCTGCCACTGCAGGAGCCGCTTTGCCACTTTTTTTTGATCGCATGGGGCTGGATCCTGCCCTGATGTCTGCACCATTTATCACTACAGCGACTGATGTTGCAGGGGTTTTAATCTATTTGCGTACTGCAGCATGGTTGCTCAGGCACATGAACCCAGTAAGTTGATGAGTATTAATACCTAAACAATCCCCTAAATCTTTATCTTTACACTTCTTAGTAGTACGCTTTACATAACGCAATAAATTGATTCGTGGCCTCTGCACTGTTGACTAAAGATTCCGTTAAGGCTGTGGTGAAGTCCACTCGTCAGCCTGGAGGAGATCTAGACCTGGTCAGCTCATATTTACGTGATATAGGTCGTGTTCCTTTGTTGACGAATGATCAAGAAATTACTTTAGGAAGACAAGTCCAGGAGCTGATGTCTCTTGAGCAGTTGGGCACCGAATTAGAACTAACCAATGGTGAGAAGCCCAGTTTTGACGAATTATCTAAAGCAGCAGGGATTTCCATTACCCAGCTAAAGAAAAAACTTAAATCTGGGCGACGCGCTAAAGAGCGTATGGTCGCTGCAAACTTGCGTTTGGTTGTCAGCGTTGCAAAGAAATATACGAAACGGAATATGGAGCTTTTGGACCTAATCCAAGAAGGTACTCTCGGATTAGTGCGAGGGGTAGAAAAGTTTGACCCTACTCGAGGCTATAAATTCTCGACATACGCCTACTGGTGGATTCGACAAGGAATAACAAGGGCATTGGCTGAGAAAAGCCGAACTATTCGTTTGCCTATTCACGTCACTGAAATGTTGAACAAACTGAAAAAAGGTCAAAGAGAATTAAGTCAAAAGCTTGCAAGGACTCCTTCTATATCGGAATTGGCGAAATTTGTTGAGCTAAAAGAAGAAGAAGTCAAGGAATTGATGTATAGAGCTAGTCAACCAATGAGTTTGGAAAAGAAAGTAGGAGAGGGTGATGACACGATCCTGCTTGACTTACTTCCAGGAGAAGAAAGCCTACCTAGTGAAAAAGTCGAAGCTGATTGCATGAAAGGAGATTTACATGCATTAATTGATCAGTTACCAGAAATACAAGGTCTTGTATTGCGAAAGAGATATGGGATTGATGGAGATGATCCCATGACCCTTACTGGTATCGGGAGAGATTTGGGAATGAGTCGTGATCGAATACGGAATTTAGAGCGAGATGGGCTAAGACTATTAAGACAAAAAAGTAAGTCTTATGACGCTTATATTGCTGCTTGAATAATTTTTAATAGTAAAGGGTTGACTAGCTCAGGTTTTTCATCATGAGGGCAATGTCCTGCGCCCTGGATAATGTCAAGTGAATGAATACATGGGATAGAAGAGTTCCATTTTTTTGCTAATGCTATCGGTTCCCAAGGATCAGCCTCTCCCCAAATTAGGTGAACTGGTGTATCAGTTTTTGCTAGAAGGTCTGGAGCTAAATGGTCATCAAAGAGATTAATAAAACCTCTAAATGATTCAGCTGCTCCCATTTTTTGACTAGGTCTGTGCAGAAGATCAATCAGTTCCTCATCAACATTGCACCCACTTGGGTATGCCTGTCTAAGTACTTTTTGAATTACAGTGCGATTGGCTGCATTTCTAAATAAGCTATTGCTGAGCCATCTTTGGCGGACGATCGTTTTTAGGAATGGTCTGACTATTCGCATCCAATATTTCTGCTCACTAAGGCGTTTGTCATCCATAGTTCTTTGTGCACAATCTATAAGAATGATTTCTGCACATGTCTTGGTTAGATGTTGTGCAGCAGTGAGTGCAACTACACCACCTATGGAGTTTCCCACTAGAATAACTCTATCTTTAATAATTTGTTGGCAAAAGTTAGCCACCTGTTCTCCCCAGGAGTCAAAGCAATAACAGAAATCTTTTTCCTCTGTCGGTTCCTCTTTTAGTCTTGCTTTTGGTTTACTGCTATTACCAAAACCAATGAGATCAATAGCAAAGCAGTTTGTTTTGTTTGCTATAAAATTTTGATTGTGACGCCAATGCTCTTTGGATGCTCCAAAGCCGTGTATTAACAAAACAGCCGGTAGTTCATTGCTTTTTGAACCCTTGCTTGTCCAGGCAATATTGTGACCTTTCCATTCCCATATACCATGTTTTAAATGATTTGAGTTTGGAAAAGTTTTTTCCGACATTGTTTAAAGGTATTTTTAGTGAAAGAAGATTGAAGAGGAAAACTTGAGCCGTTGATGTTTGTCTTTCTTTGCAGCCATTAATATGTTTAATCTTGCTGAATTATACGGTATTTTTGCTGTTAATTGCTATTAGTTCCTAAGGAGAAAATTTAATGACTTGGAAATTAAAGATTAATTATTGATGGATACTATTATTTCATTCAAATATGTTCGTGAAAGAGTTCTGGATTGGTGGGCTGTTTATGGCCGTCATGATTTGCCTTGGAAAAAGGCTTCGGATCAATTCGATTTGAAGCCTTCTCACGAACAAACTACTTGTGAACTAGATCCATATCGAATTTGGATTGCTGAAATCATGCTTCAGCAGACCCAAGTTGGTGTGATGTTGCCTTTCTGGAAGAGATGGATGGATGCTTTTCCTAATGTTTCTTTGCTTGCTGAAGCGCCTTTAGAAG includes:
- the infC gene encoding translation initiation factor IF-3 is translated as MPPRPRFDRRAPVRELPNINDRIKYPKLRVVDADGTQLGIINREEALEVAKERELDLVLVSEKADPPVCRIMDYGKFKFEQEKKAKEAKKKSHQTEVKEVKMRYKIDQHDYQVRIGHAVRFLKAGDKVKCTVIFRGREIQHTALAETLLRRMAKDLEEQAEIQQAPKREGRNMIMFLTPRKTPLIKKDKEDDKQPRVIRSISTTSTSPRGSQIKNR
- a CDS encoding fluoride efflux transporter FluC, with protein sequence MLEDNIVLSQFFFVSIGACFGTLARFNFVRYFQSIYELTFLGTLTVNILASFALGLFISIEPLVFSQASLNSLILFFGVGFLGSLSTFSSFILDILQSIFDDRYKDAILIFLFSLIGGFVAIVIGYSIGKAW
- the gyrB gene encoding DNA topoisomerase (ATP-hydrolyzing) subunit B is translated as MSEDSKVQAAYGAEQIQVLEGLEPVRKRPGMYIGSTGPRGLHHLVYEVVDNSVDEALAGHCDEIVVVLCKDGSACIRDNGRGIPTDIHPRTGKSALETVLTVLHAGGKFGSGGYKVSGGLHGVGVSVVNALSEWVEVKVRRQNEVHTQRFERGVPIGILKSEKQPKEENASTGTTVYFKPDIDIFTGGIVFEYAILSTRLRELAYLNGGVKIVFRDERSSSLDSEGNPHEEIYFYEGGIKEYVKYMNTEKDALHSDIIYVDSQKDGVQVEAALQWCVDAYSDSILGFANNIRTVDGGTHIEGLKTVLTRTLNAFARKRGKRKDGDSNLAGENIREGLTAVLSVKVPEPEFEGQTKTKLGNTEVRGIVDNLVGESLSQYLEFNPSVIDLILEKAIQAFNAAEAARRARELVRRKSVLESSTLPGKLADCSSRDPSESEIYIVEGDSAGGSAKQGRDRRFQAILPLRGKILNIEKTDDAKIYKNTEIQSLITALGLGIKGEEFDLNNLRYHRVVIMTDADVDGAHIRTLLLTFFYRYQKELVEGGYIYIACPPLYKVERGKNHNYCYNESELQKTLSGFGEKANYTIQRFKGLGEMMPKQLWETTMDPSTRMMKRVEIEDALEADRIFTILMGDKVAPRREFIETHSAELDLASLDI
- the miaA gene encoding tRNA (adenosine(37)-N6)-dimethylallyltransferase MiaA, whose protein sequence is MKNSTETQKAKDSLVIVLLGPTASGKTKLALEIAKVLDLSIINIDSRQLYKGMNIGTAKPTKDQQTQVEHHLLDLRLPNQPITVQEFRLEAEKKIEQSFQDRGIAFLVGGSGLYLKAITAGLNPPAIGPQKSLRKQLQDLGQNECYQILSSSDPKAAARISSADAMRTERALEVLYGTGKEISSQQSASPPPWQIIELGLDPIDLADRIAKRTSTMYSEGLLEETDELTQRYGPELPMLKTIGYEEALKVLNNELNTQEAIAITTTRTQKFAKRQRTWFKKQHEPHWLKNENALIKALTLIPEI
- a CDS encoding fluoride efflux transporter FluC, with product MFTSNKLNTYALLSLGAIPGALIRWHLNNDLLVNVIGAALLGFFFGAKLSKKYYIMMGIGFCGSMTTFSTLMGDLLFLAIKNNFLGLFWVIISHTSLALIFAFLGFYLGKKLVG
- a CDS encoding glutathione peroxidase, encoding MDINVSDVLVTTPDGKKKALGDYKERVLLIVNVASRCGFTKQYEGLQSLQDEYGKQGLTVLGFPCNDFGGQEPGELEEIKTFCKTTYNATFELFAKVHAKGNTTEPYTTLTKTEPKGDVAWNFEKFLINKQGKVIGRFKSDIEPNSSELKSAIEQALTN
- a CDS encoding RpoD/SigA family RNA polymerase sigma factor, producing the protein MLTKDSVKAVVKSTRQPGGDLDLVSSYLRDIGRVPLLTNDQEITLGRQVQELMSLEQLGTELELTNGEKPSFDELSKAAGISITQLKKKLKSGRRAKERMVAANLRLVVSVAKKYTKRNMELLDLIQEGTLGLVRGVEKFDPTRGYKFSTYAYWWIRQGITRALAEKSRTIRLPIHVTEMLNKLKKGQRELSQKLARTPSISELAKFVELKEEEVKELMYRASQPMSLEKKVGEGDDTILLDLLPGEESLPSEKVEADCMKGDLHALIDQLPEIQGLVLRKRYGIDGDDPMTLTGIGRDLGMSRDRIRNLERDGLRLLRQKSKSYDAYIAA
- a CDS encoding SH3 domain-containing protein — encoded protein: MGIFIRWGWLLGISLLAPISLPAGGAQFLIPQIRSRKSSDPFLTTRDTALRASPLKKAPVLRSVPSGTPLTILKYWQESDGQVWTYVHVLYEHNFNINSVRNGWLDIDA
- the mgtE gene encoding magnesium transporter, with product MKQEIGPPGHVASVVNDPQLAEVVAADLKALLSNGNYDGAKTLLQPVQPVDIAEAIGFLPLVLQAFAFRLLSKDEAIEVYEYLDPGVQQSLLDRLRSSEVLELVEEMSPDDRVQLFDELPAKVVRRLLAELSPSERRVTAQLLGYESETAGRLMTPEFIDLKEFHSAAQALTIVRKRAPDTETVYSLYVTDGKRHLTGILSLRDLVTADPESRIGDVMTREVVSVATDTDQEEVARAIQRYDFLALPVVDREQRLVGIVTVDDVIDVIEQEATRDLYAAGAVQAGDEDDYFQSNLFMVARRRVVWLVVLVVANGFTTQVIAMNDLVLKQVVLLAAFIPLLIGTGGNVGAQSSTVVIRGLSTQRIQALGPLKAVAREAIAGALLGLLMLLVVVPFAWWRGESPLVGAAVGISLMAITTLAATAGAALPLFFDRMGLDPALMSAPFITTATDVAGVLIYLRTAAWLLRHMNPVS
- a CDS encoding GntR family transcriptional regulator, with translation MRFHIQQESDIPASTQLYNQICFAIAARHYPPGHRLPSTRQLAMQTGLHRNTISKVYRQLETDGVVEAMAGSGIYVRDQQKPREAKSPPHIRNKAITDIDQEVRKCVDGLLNAGCTLQQTRDLLTREIDWRLRCGARVLISTPREDIGASMLIAEELEPHLNVPVEVVPMEELESVLESSTNGTVVTSRYFLQPIESLAKAHRLRAVAVDLNDFRQELNMLKELRPGSCVGLVSISPGILRAAEVILHSMRGNEILLMTASPDIGSRLLALLRASSHVLCDKPSLSLVEQSLRQNRSQLMRMPQIHCAESYLSKDTIDLLLKEIGLQSS
- a CDS encoding alpha/beta fold hydrolase, translating into MSEKTFPNSNHLKHGIWEWKGHNIAWTSKGSKSNELPAVLLIHGFGASKEHWRHNQNFIANKTNCFAIDLIGFGNSSKPKARLKEEPTEEKDFCYCFDSWGEQVANFCQQIIKDRVILVGNSIGGVVALTAAQHLTKTCAEIILIDCAQRTMDDKRLSEQKYWMRIVRPFLKTIVRQRWLSNSLFRNAANRTVIQKVLRQAYPSGCNVDEELIDLLHRPSQKMGAAESFRGFINLFDDHLAPDLLAKTDTPVHLIWGEADPWEPIALAKKWNSSIPCIHSLDIIQGAGHCPHDEKPELVNPLLLKIIQAAI